One genomic region from Metallosphaera tengchongensis encodes:
- a CDS encoding 6-hydroxymethylpterin diphosphokinase MptE-like protein: MIRREFGFSEREDYRSALVLNMIIREDFEDLLRSKIMGREVAVVGAGPSLNALKDVEEDVIVAADGATNYLVSRGIIPDVVVTDLDGIETYPDSIYVVHAHGDNISKMWKLSYMGIVLGTSQVFPFGRLKLYGGFTDGDRAVVMAMTLGAKRITTYAMDLDSDKIGMYSKPFYKNDVPMNYVKRKKLNVAKEILHTLFRKDL; encoded by the coding sequence TTGATTAGGAGGGAGTTCGGTTTCTCTGAAAGGGAGGACTATAGATCGGCACTAGTCCTTAACATGATCATAAGGGAAGACTTTGAAGATCTATTGAGATCCAAGATAATGGGGAGGGAGGTTGCTGTAGTTGGTGCAGGCCCCTCACTTAATGCGCTGAAGGATGTTGAGGAGGATGTGATTGTAGCAGCTGACGGCGCTACCAATTACCTAGTCTCTAGGGGGATAATTCCAGACGTAGTTGTTACAGACTTGGACGGAATTGAGACCTACCCAGACTCAATCTACGTAGTTCATGCCCACGGTGACAACATCTCCAAGATGTGGAAATTGAGTTACATGGGTATAGTGTTGGGCACCTCCCAAGTTTTCCCCTTCGGGAGGCTCAAGCTTTACGGCGGGTTCACGGATGGCGATCGGGCAGTTGTGATGGCCATGACTCTAGGCGCAAAGCGAATAACTACTTACGCAATGGACTTGGACTCAGATAAGATTGGGATGTATTCAAAGCCATTCTACAAAAACGATGTACCCATGAATTACGTCAAGAGGAAGAAACTTAATGTAGCAAAGGAGATTCTACATACCCTATTTAGGAAAGATTTATAA
- a CDS encoding isopropylmalate synthase, which produces MFSTRKIRIFDTTLRDGEQAPGIDLTLEQKVRIARQLQRLGVDTIEAGFPASSEGEFFATKRIIEEVGDSVEVTGLARANKNDIDRGIEAGLASIHVFIATSDVHLKYKLKMTREQVLDRIYESVKYAKSHGLIVEYSPEDATRSNVEFLLQAVKTAVEAGADRVNIPDTVGVMTPFKFQELIKKIVEVSSGRIISVHCHNDFGLATANSIAGVVGGAGQVHVTVNGIGERAGNASLEEVVMALKKLLNYEVNVKSWLLYDTSKLVSELTGVPVPFFKAIVGDNAFGHEAGIHVHGVIENPLTYEPMAPEEVGNFRRLALGKHSGIHGLRKILEDQGIYLDDEKLKEVLQEVKKIADSGNKVSAEDAKRIATRFLTS; this is translated from the coding sequence GTGTTCTCCACTAGGAAAATTAGGATATTTGATACGACTTTGAGGGACGGAGAGCAGGCTCCTGGAATAGATCTAACTCTTGAGCAGAAGGTGAGGATTGCCAGGCAACTCCAGAGGTTGGGTGTAGACACGATTGAGGCCGGATTTCCAGCCTCTTCGGAGGGAGAGTTCTTCGCCACCAAGAGGATAATAGAGGAGGTAGGTGACTCGGTAGAGGTCACTGGTCTTGCCAGGGCTAACAAGAATGACATAGATAGAGGGATAGAGGCAGGTCTAGCCAGCATTCACGTCTTTATAGCCACATCTGATGTACATCTCAAGTACAAGTTAAAGATGACCAGAGAGCAAGTTCTGGACAGGATATACGAGTCTGTCAAATACGCCAAATCTCACGGTCTGATAGTCGAGTATAGCCCTGAGGATGCAACAAGAAGCAACGTTGAATTTCTATTACAGGCTGTCAAAACCGCAGTAGAGGCAGGCGCTGATAGGGTAAATATCCCCGACACGGTAGGCGTTATGACTCCCTTCAAGTTCCAAGAATTGATAAAGAAGATTGTGGAAGTCTCATCTGGTAGAATTATCAGTGTTCATTGCCACAACGACTTCGGCTTAGCTACCGCAAATTCCATTGCTGGCGTAGTTGGCGGAGCTGGGCAAGTTCACGTGACTGTAAATGGAATCGGGGAGAGGGCTGGAAATGCTTCTTTGGAGGAAGTGGTGATGGCGCTTAAAAAACTCCTCAACTATGAGGTCAATGTCAAGTCTTGGTTGCTCTATGACACGAGCAAACTAGTCTCAGAGTTAACAGGAGTCCCAGTACCCTTCTTCAAGGCTATAGTGGGGGATAACGCTTTTGGTCATGAAGCTGGAATACATGTGCACGGAGTTATAGAAAATCCGCTGACCTATGAGCCCATGGCTCCAGAGGAAGTTGGTAATTTCCGAAGGCTGGCTCTAGGAAAACACAGCGGGATACATGGTCTAAGGAAAATATTAGAAGACCAGGGAATATATCTTGATGACGAGAAGCTAAAGGAGGTACTTCAAGAGGTTAAGAAGATAGCAGATTCAGGAAATAAGGTCAGTGCTGAGGACGCGAAAAGGATAGCAACTAGATTTTTGACTTCTTGA
- a CDS encoding MBL fold metallo-hydrolase, with translation MIRLFGHSMVSIDNSVVIDPHDGGSIGLPKPIIGRTVQVLITHDHYDHNAFQNVESKDVKIGLEGSLEVGGYKIEGFRAYHDNLKGKKYGKTSIYQIKGNSISFLHMGDIGEFPSERILKNLSADIVAIPIGGIITIGHREAQEIIKIISPTAVIPLHYWVRGLLMPLDPPEDFIKYMNWNLYKTKEIDENNLKKGIYLFDID, from the coding sequence ATGATACGCTTGTTTGGTCATTCAATGGTCTCCATAGATAATTCCGTTGTTATAGATCCTCACGATGGGGGCAGTATAGGTCTTCCTAAACCAATCATAGGACGAACGGTTCAAGTTCTAATAACCCACGACCACTATGATCACAACGCTTTCCAAAACGTGGAGAGCAAGGACGTAAAGATTGGCTTAGAGGGAAGCCTTGAAGTGGGGGGTTACAAAATAGAAGGCTTTCGGGCGTACCACGACAATCTGAAGGGAAAGAAATATGGTAAGACCAGCATTTATCAGATCAAGGGTAACTCCATATCTTTTCTTCACATGGGGGATATAGGGGAATTTCCTTCAGAGAGAATCCTCAAGAATTTGAGCGCAGACATTGTTGCTATACCTATAGGGGGGATAATCACCATCGGACATAGGGAGGCTCAGGAAATTATAAAGATCATTTCTCCCACGGCAGTTATACCACTGCACTACTGGGTTAGAGGGCTCTTGATGCCATTAGATCCTCCTGAAGATTTCATTAAATACATGAACTGGAACTTGTATAAGACTAAAGAAATAGATGAAAACAACCTAAAGAAAGGTATTTACTTATTTGACATTGATTAG
- a CDS encoding ribbon-helix-helix protein, CopG family yields MRVITFKAEEDLLELLDRYAIKSGLNRSEAIRKAIEKMVKEEMSKETVPVARVERIKL; encoded by the coding sequence ATGAGAGTAATTACATTCAAAGCGGAAGAAGACTTGTTGGAGCTTTTAGACAGGTATGCAATAAAGTCAGGTTTAAACAGGTCGGAGGCAATAAGGAAAGCAATAGAGAAGATGGTTAAGGAGGAAATGAGTAAGGAAACTGTGCCAGTTGCTAGAGTGGAGAGGATAAAGCTCTAA
- a CDS encoding Lrp/AsnC ligand binding domain-containing protein, whose protein sequence is MGTLKAYVLLITTIGKEMDVVNELKKIEGVRDGTAVYGEYDVVVEVEGKDLDDINKTINQIRRNPNIIRSVTLISM, encoded by the coding sequence ATGGGTACTCTAAAAGCATATGTTTTATTAATAACCACTATTGGAAAAGAAATGGATGTTGTAAATGAATTAAAAAAGATCGAAGGTGTAAGGGATGGAACTGCAGTTTATGGCGAATATGATGTCGTTGTTGAAGTTGAAGGAAAGGACCTAGACGATATCAATAAAACTATAAACCAAATAAGAAGGAACCCCAACATAATAAGATCTGTAACTCTAATTTCAATGTAG
- a CDS encoding ABC transporter permease — MTILDLLRKEWLDLKRDRRILLTSILLPLLLLPLIGVIIYASVSSQPPTVMIVNNSTGNLPYVNYLKDYVVQHGGIVYINNFSVVADVEVIFPPNFSSNLTSLDRVAYVQEKVLISSQSNAQTLVNNALYNILVNDSLARITVLEKGSHINVSPNVVREPLEVYLGYYKPTKQATSSNVDRLGQLARVVSLILFPAATPVIFFLTDGILGEKERKTLESLLASPVSPMEFIISKLSISMILGIISSLGDLMGLIAFSVFAPFIIGGNAGVTLSFSATVIAAYLLMILLTASISLILLIFIGGTQRNVQIINFLITGFGMLASFSALILNFASLGSLSFILVIPYVQIVAGLLDSVFGLTFYTMGLFIGTFVVSVALILISSRVLNPERILLK, encoded by the coding sequence CTGACGATACTCGACCTTCTCAGAAAGGAGTGGTTAGACCTCAAGAGGGATAGGAGAATTCTTCTCACCTCCATCCTACTCCCGTTACTTCTGCTACCCCTCATTGGGGTAATTATTTACGCTTCGGTTTCCAGTCAACCTCCTACGGTTATGATAGTCAACAACAGCACTGGGAACTTGCCCTATGTTAACTACTTAAAGGACTACGTGGTCCAGCATGGTGGTATAGTATACATAAATAATTTCTCAGTTGTAGCTGACGTTGAGGTAATTTTTCCCCCAAATTTTTCCAGCAATCTAACCTCCTTAGATAGGGTCGCCTACGTACAAGAGAAGGTCTTAATATCATCTCAAAGTAACGCTCAGACCCTGGTAAATAACGCGCTCTATAACATATTGGTAAACGACTCCTTAGCTAGGATTACCGTGTTGGAGAAGGGTTCTCACATAAACGTTTCCCCTAACGTAGTTAGGGAGCCTTTGGAAGTTTACCTAGGTTACTACAAACCCACGAAACAGGCTACCTCAAGTAACGTTGACAGGTTAGGTCAGCTAGCTAGGGTTGTCTCCCTCATCCTATTCCCGGCTGCCACTCCTGTGATATTTTTCCTGACGGACGGTATTTTAGGGGAGAAGGAGAGAAAGACCCTAGAGTCCCTCCTTGCGTCCCCTGTCTCCCCTATGGAGTTCATAATTTCAAAGTTGAGTATCTCCATGATACTTGGTATTATATCCTCTCTGGGAGACCTAATGGGGTTAATAGCCTTCTCCGTTTTTGCCCCATTCATTATAGGAGGGAACGCGGGAGTAACGTTATCCTTCTCTGCCACGGTAATCGCGGCCTACCTACTTATGATCCTCTTGACTGCATCAATTAGTTTAATTTTACTAATATTCATAGGGGGAACACAGCGGAATGTCCAAATTATCAATTTCCTGATCACGGGGTTTGGAATGTTAGCGTCATTTTCAGCGTTGATCCTCAACTTCGCCTCTCTAGGATCGCTCTCGTTCATTTTGGTAATACCGTATGTACAAATCGTTGCAGGTCTACTGGACAGTGTCTTCGGCCTTACTTTCTATACAATGGGTCTCTTCATAGGTACATTTGTTGTGTCCGTCGCTTTGATATTAATCTCTTCAAGGGTTTTGAACCCAGAGCGGATATTACTGAAGTAG
- a CDS encoding ABC transporter ATP-binding protein: protein MINEPTAVSVTSLTRTVNRKTILNNINFTVDMGEVYGIIGPNGAGKTTTLRVLSGIIIKYDGKVEIFGETPVKAKQRGYISYMPEDAFPYDRLTGIENLQFYARIYSKGDKKLEEDFLEKGIKIASLGDRIYDKAMNFSRGMKRRLIIARTLMVEPKLAILDEPTSALDVESAVRIRNVIREIRGQTTVILSSHNMLEVEYMCDRVLMINKGEGIKIGKPREIVEATGTNNLEESFIKLVGED from the coding sequence ATGATCAACGAGCCTACGGCAGTCAGTGTTACTTCATTAACCAGAACTGTAAATAGGAAAACGATCCTCAATAACATTAACTTTACTGTAGACATGGGGGAGGTTTATGGCATTATAGGACCTAACGGCGCAGGGAAGACCACAACCCTGAGGGTTCTGAGCGGAATAATAATCAAGTATGATGGAAAAGTCGAGATATTTGGGGAAACCCCTGTAAAGGCTAAGCAGAGAGGATACATCTCCTATATGCCGGAAGATGCGTTCCCTTATGACAGATTAACCGGGATCGAAAATCTACAGTTTTATGCTAGAATTTACTCAAAGGGTGATAAGAAACTGGAGGAAGATTTCCTAGAGAAAGGGATTAAAATAGCCTCCCTCGGAGATAGAATATATGACAAAGCCATGAACTTCAGTAGAGGAATGAAGAGGAGGTTGATAATAGCTAGAACCTTAATGGTCGAGCCAAAGTTGGCTATCCTAGATGAACCCACGTCCGCCCTGGATGTAGAGTCTGCAGTCAGAATTAGGAACGTAATAAGGGAAATTAGAGGACAAACAACAGTGATCTTATCATCGCATAACATGTTGGAGGTAGAGTACATGTGTGACAGGGTCCTCATGATAAACAAGGGAGAGGGTATCAAGATTGGTAAGCCCAGGGAGATCGTGGAGGCGACCGGTACCAATAACCTTGAGGAGTCTTTCATAAAGTTAGTGGGTGAAGACTGA
- the panB gene encoding 3-methyl-2-oxobutanoate hydroxymethyltransferase has protein sequence MQKITIRDFLKKKGKEKITMLTVYDYSMAKVLSETNIDGVLVGDSLGMNVLGFPSTLQVDMEHMIHHTRAVSRASVRQLLVVDMPFMSYEPSIEVAVKNAGLLAREGADAVKLEGGIEVFDRVREIVKSGIPVMGHIGLTPQRYLTLGGYRTIKDEGRLVEDAMALEEAGVFSIVIENTLAEIAQKITEKVSVPTICIGAGPHCDGQILVIHDLLGLGDISPYFARKYLDLKKEIRDAVEKYVADVKSGSFPSEENYKTRDS, from the coding sequence ATGCAAAAAATAACAATAAGGGACTTCCTGAAAAAGAAAGGGAAGGAGAAAATAACGATGTTAACAGTTTACGATTACTCGATGGCTAAGGTTCTCTCGGAGACGAACATTGACGGGGTTTTGGTCGGAGATTCCTTAGGTATGAATGTTCTGGGTTTCCCTTCAACCCTTCAAGTTGACATGGAACACATGATCCACCACACCAGGGCTGTCAGCAGGGCGTCCGTGAGGCAACTCCTTGTCGTAGATATGCCTTTCATGTCCTACGAACCTTCAATAGAGGTTGCCGTGAAGAACGCTGGGCTCCTTGCTAGGGAAGGGGCTGATGCCGTGAAACTTGAAGGAGGGATTGAGGTCTTCGATAGGGTGAGGGAGATTGTCAAATCTGGGATTCCGGTTATGGGTCACATAGGTCTGACCCCTCAGAGGTACCTTACACTGGGAGGATATAGAACAATAAAAGATGAGGGAAGGCTTGTAGAGGACGCCATGGCGTTGGAAGAGGCTGGAGTCTTCTCTATCGTAATTGAAAATACCTTAGCCGAAATCGCCCAGAAGATCACTGAAAAGGTCTCAGTGCCCACCATATGTATAGGTGCAGGTCCGCACTGCGATGGACAAATACTAGTAATACACGATCTCTTAGGACTAGGGGATATATCTCCATACTTCGCCAGAAAATATCTGGATCTGAAAAAGGAGATAAGGGATGCAGTGGAGAAGTACGTCGCTGATGTGAAGTCTGGAAGCTTCCCTAGTGAAGAGAATTATAAGACTAGGGACAGTTGA
- a CDS encoding 4-phosphopantoate--beta-alanine ligase, with the protein MDKTQDSKSRGIRGVVPENHPRRDSILVREKLVEAMENHVVVPQGLIAHGRGECFDYIIGEKTERFAETAIENASALLITAKNPVISVNGNMASLVPAEVVRLSEIIPAKIEVNLFYRDRERELAIKKVLEDHGAKKVLGVDDTSEVIPELFSERRKVSREGIFTADVVLLGMEDGDRTEALVKMGKKVIAIDLNPLSRTSLTANVTIVDNVTRALPLLIKKVEEMKKMKEDEVQKLISNYNNKAVLREAMKFMSERLAQLSLVL; encoded by the coding sequence ATGGATAAGACACAAGATAGCAAATCAAGGGGCATTCGTGGAGTAGTCCCGGAAAACCACCCCAGAAGGGATTCTATCTTGGTTAGGGAGAAGTTGGTTGAGGCCATGGAGAATCACGTTGTGGTTCCACAAGGGTTAATAGCTCACGGAAGAGGGGAGTGCTTTGACTATATTATTGGGGAGAAGACTGAACGGTTTGCAGAAACTGCAATAGAGAACGCAAGTGCTCTTCTAATAACCGCAAAGAACCCTGTTATATCTGTGAACGGTAACATGGCGTCCCTTGTCCCTGCTGAAGTGGTGAGGTTAAGTGAGATAATACCAGCTAAGATAGAGGTTAACCTGTTCTATAGAGACAGGGAAAGGGAGTTGGCCATAAAGAAGGTGTTAGAAGACCACGGGGCGAAGAAAGTTCTAGGAGTAGATGACACTTCAGAGGTGATACCTGAATTATTTAGCGAGAGAAGAAAAGTCAGTAGAGAGGGGATTTTCACCGCAGATGTTGTTCTGTTGGGTATGGAGGACGGAGACAGGACGGAAGCTCTCGTTAAAATGGGGAAAAAAGTCATAGCCATTGACTTGAATCCCCTATCTAGGACTTCCCTAACTGCGAATGTAACCATAGTGGATAACGTAACTAGGGCTCTTCCCTTATTAATAAAAAAGGTCGAGGAAATGAAGAAAATGAAAGAGGATGAGGTTCAAAAGCTAATTTCAAATTACAATAACAAGGCTGTGCTTAGGGAGGCGATGAAGTTCATGTCTGAAAGATTAGCTCAACTGTCCCTAGTCTTATAA
- a CDS encoding GHMP kinase, which translates to MVDIVIPISVSGIWYPIDLEEPKKSGSIGLTLILEPFSYARVTQGEGIYLNGKLVKISNQEILQAKLGKLKVDLQSSVPLGYGYGMSASISIAYALGASELFSMNPDNAISVAHESEVVSGNGLGDVVSQYYGRNLVLRESPGVPPYGRITIFELESDQLYSKPIEAIPTRSILKPLKQALELIDEFKKSPSLQNFISCSRRFTEAMGFKSPYPDSIRKKGLILKLGSPESESWIRHKIANQGAFVE; encoded by the coding sequence ATGGTGGACATTGTAATACCAATTAGTGTTTCCGGGATATGGTATCCAATAGACCTTGAAGAGCCTAAGAAGTCAGGGTCAATTGGTCTGACATTAATACTGGAGCCCTTCTCTTACGCTCGCGTAACCCAAGGGGAGGGAATATACTTAAACGGTAAGTTGGTGAAGATTTCGAATCAAGAAATCCTACAAGCTAAATTGGGAAAGTTGAAAGTAGACTTACAAAGCTCAGTTCCTTTGGGATACGGATACGGAATGAGTGCGTCCATTAGTATTGCCTACGCTTTAGGTGCATCAGAGTTGTTCTCCATGAATCCTGATAATGCCATCTCAGTCGCACATGAAAGCGAAGTGGTCTCAGGGAACGGACTGGGAGATGTGGTCTCGCAATACTACGGAAGGAATCTAGTCCTTAGGGAGTCCCCAGGAGTTCCTCCTTACGGCAGGATCACTATATTTGAATTGGAAAGTGACCAGCTATATTCTAAACCTATTGAAGCAATTCCTACCAGAAGTATCCTCAAACCGCTTAAACAGGCCCTGGAGTTAATAGATGAGTTCAAGAAAAGCCCCTCCCTTCAGAACTTCATTTCATGTTCTAGGAGATTCACCGAAGCCATGGGATTCAAAAGCCCCTATCCCGACTCCATAAGGAAAAAAGGCTTAATCCTTAAATTGGGATCACCTGAATCTGAATCATGGATAAGACACAAGATAGCAAATCAAGGGGCATTCGTGGAGTAG
- a CDS encoding 4Fe-4S dicluster domain-containing protein produces the protein MLLDASIFSRALSVMGLDTVRKQLIQGEREVIVGKGTSMSGSILQFMNPKVISPPSRFEDGSVFRIESNSGTYSRLLVPSGVSFKDLIERLSRDGLFPALFPLYLEGTVGGFVATNGSGFGSYKFGFVNFRKTVHELKDNMSVSLLAVNYSELIETREESKFSWAGIVGKDGEVFYYVPTIYSSLVNKKERSLDTMELIKELSSQIEKTLTPGKIPVCLRSDTLHDLPFLERTVGYVINYNSPSRMYVQCGSIDRDKLDDLFSFLKKNPRTYPFPNLQDYNELQKILINKFDNKLNLPKKVQPIKVEYLDALKCVSCGKCLDSCLAYKVTRDFTRSPPGKFSRLFTGYTEFEACFGCMECQDVCPEGIKISAITEVLPTLAERKNPSSIDTPKVSLRVREMEKMVEAKYRNRAPVMLFVGCASKYDMQGVEGFLMFLYEHGEGIKLSPRVRVIDGMCCGYEKYIAGDVEGAKQDVARIKELKEKQTLQDVYFLCPEGLYVYNKLSGDRGVLAYELLKDKVQGDVHAGCWARKLGYEGKDKECAGLFMTTYHGKPVPMRNKNLLTICPFSTWKFNTTSVYGSFSKGEIKEQVSKEVEINEEELIEWMTEALRNSVLMSGDDVAERANSWSLGGKSYFVLLTTPLIRKRFTGLIIQRVSLNRDIKNYFMKLVNNSVLLIEKADRWSEIINGMNFDELAEELIKRVANSSRLEYESRNLVSGDEFKKALRDEVLKKVVTPNVIQEIVKNVAYS, from the coding sequence ATGCTATTAGACGCTTCCATCTTCAGTAGGGCCTTGTCCGTAATGGGTTTGGATACTGTACGGAAACAGTTGATCCAGGGGGAGAGGGAGGTTATAGTAGGCAAGGGGACGTCCATGTCAGGTTCTATACTGCAGTTCATGAACCCTAAGGTGATCTCTCCTCCCTCCCGTTTTGAAGATGGAAGCGTTTTCAGAATTGAAAGTAACAGCGGAACCTACTCAAGATTATTGGTCCCATCTGGGGTAAGCTTTAAGGACTTGATAGAAAGGCTTTCAAGGGACGGGCTGTTCCCGGCCCTTTTCCCCTTATACCTTGAGGGCACAGTCGGAGGTTTTGTTGCGACCAACGGGTCAGGCTTCGGAAGCTATAAGTTTGGATTTGTAAATTTTAGAAAGACTGTTCATGAATTGAAGGATAACATGTCAGTTTCCTTACTCGCGGTGAACTACAGCGAGTTAATAGAGACAAGAGAGGAGTCGAAATTCTCTTGGGCTGGGATAGTTGGAAAGGACGGAGAGGTATTCTACTATGTTCCTACAATATATTCTAGCCTCGTGAATAAGAAAGAAAGATCGTTAGATACAATGGAGCTGATAAAGGAGCTGTCCTCTCAAATAGAGAAGACCCTAACTCCCGGTAAGATACCAGTTTGTTTAAGGTCGGATACACTCCATGATCTACCCTTCCTTGAAAGGACTGTGGGATATGTTATAAACTACAACTCTCCTTCTAGAATGTACGTCCAGTGCGGTTCCATAGACAGGGACAAACTTGATGACCTGTTTTCGTTTTTAAAGAAAAATCCAAGGACATACCCCTTCCCCAATTTACAGGATTATAATGAATTACAAAAGATTCTAATAAATAAATTTGATAATAAATTGAACTTACCCAAGAAAGTCCAGCCAATAAAGGTTGAGTACCTGGACGCTTTAAAATGCGTCAGTTGTGGAAAGTGCCTAGACTCATGCCTCGCATATAAGGTTACACGTGACTTTACGAGGTCCCCTCCTGGGAAGTTCAGTAGGTTATTCACTGGTTATACGGAATTTGAGGCTTGTTTTGGATGCATGGAATGCCAAGACGTTTGTCCTGAAGGGATAAAGATCTCCGCGATTACTGAGGTACTTCCAACACTTGCCGAGAGGAAGAACCCAAGTTCCATAGACACTCCCAAAGTCTCCTTAAGAGTTAGGGAAATGGAGAAGATGGTTGAAGCCAAGTACAGGAACAGGGCCCCTGTGATGTTGTTTGTTGGGTGCGCGTCCAAATATGATATGCAAGGGGTTGAGGGGTTTCTAATGTTTCTTTACGAACACGGAGAGGGAATTAAGTTATCTCCTAGGGTGAGGGTAATTGACGGTATGTGTTGCGGATACGAGAAATATATAGCAGGAGATGTAGAGGGAGCTAAGCAGGATGTGGCGAGAATTAAGGAGTTAAAAGAAAAGCAAACCCTACAAGACGTGTACTTCCTCTGCCCAGAGGGGCTATACGTCTATAACAAACTCTCAGGAGATAGAGGAGTCCTTGCGTATGAATTGTTGAAAGATAAAGTTCAGGGAGATGTCCATGCGGGTTGCTGGGCTAGAAAGCTGGGTTATGAGGGAAAGGATAAGGAATGCGCAGGACTCTTTATGACCACATATCACGGTAAGCCTGTTCCAATGAGAAACAAGAATCTCCTTACCATATGTCCATTCTCTACGTGGAAGTTTAACACGACTTCAGTTTACGGTTCCTTTTCAAAGGGGGAGATCAAGGAACAGGTAAGTAAGGAGGTTGAAATAAACGAGGAGGAGCTCATAGAGTGGATGACCGAGGCCTTGAGAAACTCAGTTCTGATGTCGGGTGATGACGTCGCGGAGAGGGCAAACTCGTGGAGTCTAGGTGGTAAATCTTACTTCGTCCTACTAACTACGCCTTTAATAAGAAAAAGGTTTACAGGTCTAATAATTCAGAGAGTTTCCTTAAACAGAGATATCAAAAATTATTTCATGAAATTAGTCAACAATAGCGTACTACTTATTGAGAAAGCTGATAGGTGGAGCGAGATAATAAACGGAATGAACTTTGATGAGTTGGCAGAGGAGTTAATAAAGAGGGTAGCAAACTCCAGTAGGCTTGAGTATGAGTCAAGGAACTTAGTTAGCGGTGATGAGTTCAAGAAGGCCTTGAGGGATGAAGTACTTAAGAAGGTTGTAACTCCTAACGTAATCCAGGAAATAGTGAAGAACGTGGCGTACTCATGA
- a CDS encoding nucleotidyltransferase family protein, with amino-acid sequence MTSIGAVILAGGDSTRFGKNKLLVKLKGVPILLRVISAIPQPRIIVAGKYAVDIIAQFPDEIVIYNPNWTLGMSTSLKLGLRYFQDKDGVLVALGDMPLLTREIVEKIVSSYTNNCVAVVPTYKGKWGNPVILSRALFSEVEKLQGDVGAKNILRRKMENICFVETGEEVLIDVDTEADLVEVSRRLP; translated from the coding sequence ATGACCTCTATCGGGGCAGTTATACTAGCTGGCGGGGACTCAACCAGGTTCGGGAAGAACAAGCTACTAGTGAAATTGAAGGGCGTTCCCATACTGTTGAGAGTGATCTCGGCAATACCTCAACCTAGGATAATTGTGGCTGGAAAATACGCCGTGGATATTATAGCGCAGTTTCCAGACGAGATCGTCATCTACAATCCCAACTGGACGTTAGGTATGTCTACTTCGTTGAAATTGGGTTTGAGGTATTTTCAAGATAAAGATGGAGTTCTGGTAGCCTTAGGCGACATGCCCCTACTGACTAGGGAGATCGTTGAGAAAATAGTTAGCTCCTATACCAATAACTGCGTAGCTGTCGTCCCTACCTACAAGGGAAAGTGGGGAAACCCAGTGATCCTCTCCAGAGCCCTTTTCTCAGAGGTGGAGAAATTACAAGGAGATGTTGGGGCTAAAAATATCCTAAGAAGAAAAATGGAAAACATATGCTTTGTGGAGACAGGTGAAGAAGTCCTCATTGATGTTGATACTGAGGCTGACCTAGTCGAAGTTTCTCGGAGGCTGCCTTAA
- the cutC gene encoding glyceraldehyde dehydrogenase subunit gamma, producing MKVYEKDQKVKITLKVNGKTLETEVEPRRLLVHVLRDLGFTGVHIGCDTSNCGACTVLMNGKSVKSCTLLAVEANNSEIVTVEGLAKDGKLHPVQEAFWDHHALQCGYCTPGMIMQSVWLLKENPNPTEEEIREGISGNLCRCTGYQNIVEAIKAASEKLRLGQPQYQHQ from the coding sequence ATGAAAGTCTATGAAAAGGACCAAAAAGTAAAGATCACGTTAAAGGTAAATGGAAAGACCTTAGAGACCGAGGTTGAGCCTAGAAGGCTATTGGTACATGTGCTGAGAGATCTGGGTTTCACCGGAGTACACATAGGATGTGACACCTCCAACTGTGGGGCGTGCACCGTATTAATGAACGGGAAGAGCGTCAAGTCCTGTACCCTACTCGCTGTGGAAGCTAACAATTCCGAAATTGTCACTGTAGAGGGGTTGGCAAAGGACGGAAAGTTACATCCAGTCCAGGAGGCTTTCTGGGACCATCACGCGTTACAGTGCGGCTACTGCACCCCAGGTATGATTATGCAGAGCGTCTGGCTACTTAAGGAAAACCCGAACCCCACTGAGGAGGAAATAAGAGAAGGGATCTCTGGAAACCTTTGCCGATGCACTGGATATCAGAACATAGTCGAGGCTATTAAGGCAGCCTCCGAGAAACTTCGACTAGGTCAGCCTCAGTATCAACATCAATGA